The proteins below come from a single Eubacterium limosum genomic window:
- a CDS encoding DUF512 domain-containing protein codes for MGKFKIEGVAPGSIFEELEIEKGDTLLTINGMPVADIMDYRYLQADEQLMIEIEKPSGEIWELDVEKDFEEDLGLVFDENMLETRTCKNNCVFCFIDQMPPGMRETLYVKDDDERLSFLLGNYVTLTNLTEAEMERIVRYRIMPINISVHTTNPELRCAMLHNRFAGSIVESLRYFADNGIGMNGQIVLCPGYNDRDELSRTLNDLMGFYPQMASVSVVPVGLSKYREGLAKLDKFDAEGARETLSIIGGIQTQMRSQYGTNFVYASDEFFLLAGEALPDSSYYDGFPQIENGVGMMTDFKEGLDAALSEACAVRGNDVPRRVGIITGRLAADFMRDCAQKASAVCGVELSVYPVTNDFFGEDITVSGLITGTDIIRQVPPGADRYLIPENMVRSHTHDLLDDVTTEDIEKSLQAEVRIVPVDGAAFLEAMK; via the coding sequence TTGGGTAAATTTAAAATAGAGGGTGTTGCCCCGGGCAGCATCTTTGAAGAACTGGAAATTGAAAAGGGCGATACACTGCTCACCATCAACGGAATGCCTGTGGCCGACATCATGGACTACCGGTATCTGCAGGCGGACGAGCAGCTCATGATCGAAATTGAAAAGCCCAGCGGCGAGATCTGGGAGCTGGATGTGGAAAAGGATTTTGAGGAGGATCTGGGGCTGGTATTTGATGAGAATATGCTGGAAACCCGGACCTGCAAAAACAACTGCGTTTTCTGCTTCATTGACCAGATGCCGCCGGGAATGCGGGAAACCCTGTATGTAAAGGACGACGATGAGCGGCTCTCCTTTCTGCTGGGCAACTACGTCACACTGACCAACCTGACCGAGGCGGAAATGGAGCGCATTGTACGCTACCGGATCATGCCCATCAACATCTCTGTGCATACGACAAACCCGGAGCTGCGGTGCGCCATGCTGCACAACCGCTTTGCCGGGTCGATTGTGGAATCCCTGCGGTATTTTGCCGATAACGGCATTGGTATGAACGGACAGATCGTGCTGTGCCCAGGCTATAATGACCGCGATGAGCTGAGTCGGACGCTGAACGACCTCATGGGCTTTTACCCACAGATGGCCTCAGTCTCTGTGGTGCCCGTGGGCCTGTCCAAATACCGTGAGGGGCTGGCAAAGCTCGATAAATTTGACGCAGAGGGCGCCAGAGAAACCCTGTCCATCATCGGAGGCATCCAGACTCAGATGCGGAGCCAATACGGTACAAATTTTGTCTACGCCAGCGACGAGTTTTTCCTGCTGGCCGGCGAAGCCTTGCCGGATTCCAGCTATTACGACGGTTTTCCGCAGATCGAAAATGGCGTGGGAATGATGACGGATTTTAAGGAAGGTCTGGACGCCGCCCTGAGCGAAGCCTGTGCGGTACGTGGAAACGACGTACCCCGCAGAGTCGGCATTATCACCGGGCGGCTGGCTGCGGATTTTATGCGGGACTGCGCCCAAAAGGCAAGCGCTGTCTGCGGCGTGGAGCTGTCTGTTTATCCGGTCACCAATGATTTTTTTGGCGAGGACATCACAGTGTCCGGCCTGATTACGGGGACGGATATTATCAGGCAGGTGCCTCCGGGGGCAGACCGTTATCTGATCCCGGAAAATATGGTCCGCAGTCATACCCATGACCTGCTGGACGATGTGACAACAGAAGATATTGAAAAGTCGCTTCAGGCAGAGGTGCGCATTGTCCCGGTGGACGGCGCGGCCTTTCTGGAAGCGATGAAATAA
- the der gene encoding ribosome biogenesis GTPase Der, whose product MAKPIVAVVGRPNVGKSTLFNKLVGERIAIVEDTPGVTRDRIIADAEWQNHHFTLIDTGGIEPHTKDDILLQMRVQAELAIDMADLIVLLVDGREGMTASDLEVANMIRKHSKNVLLAVNKVDSQQLENNIFEFYNLGIGEPIAISAEQGLGLGDFLDEVIERVKKVYDEDAQEDDNLKIAVIGKPNAGKSTLINKMVGHDRLIVSDVPGTTRDAIDTEVRFNGRDYTLIDTAGLRKKKKIYEDIERYSIVRAIAAVDRSDVVLVLIDGEKGVTEQDAKIAGIAHNRAKPSIIIVNKWDIVEKDTKTMDKMKREIRDTLSFIDYAPILFISAKTGQRVSKIYETIDFVKSQTEKRITTGKLNEAMTEFIMMKQPPTKSGRRLKIFYASQTGVNPPTFVVFVNDATLMHFSYQRYLENKIRDTFDFDGTPIRFFVRERND is encoded by the coding sequence ATGGCAAAACCGATTGTCGCAGTGGTGGGACGCCCGAACGTGGGCAAATCCACCCTGTTCAACAAGCTGGTGGGCGAGCGTATCGCCATTGTGGAAGACACGCCCGGCGTTACCAGAGACCGTATCATTGCGGATGCGGAGTGGCAGAACCATCATTTTACACTCATCGACACCGGTGGGATCGAGCCCCACACTAAGGATGATATTTTATTGCAGATGCGTGTCCAGGCAGAACTGGCCATCGACATGGCAGATTTGATCGTGCTTCTGGTGGACGGGCGCGAGGGGATGACCGCCTCCGATTTAGAGGTGGCCAACATGATCCGCAAGCACAGTAAAAACGTTTTGCTGGCCGTAAACAAGGTGGACAGCCAGCAGCTGGAAAACAATATTTTTGAATTTTACAATCTCGGCATTGGTGAGCCAATCGCCATTTCCGCCGAGCAGGGTCTTGGTCTTGGCGATTTCCTGGACGAGGTGATCGAACGGGTTAAAAAGGTCTATGATGAGGACGCGCAGGAGGATGATAACCTGAAAATCGCGGTGATCGGAAAGCCAAACGCGGGTAAATCCACTCTGATCAACAAAATGGTGGGCCATGACCGGCTCATCGTCAGTGATGTACCCGGCACCACCCGGGACGCCATCGATACAGAGGTGCGCTTTAATGGACGAGATTACACCCTCATTGACACTGCGGGGCTGCGGAAGAAAAAGAAAATCTATGAGGATATTGAGCGCTACAGCATTGTGCGCGCCATCGCCGCTGTTGACCGAAGCGATGTGGTACTGGTGCTGATTGACGGGGAAAAGGGTGTGACCGAGCAGGACGCTAAGATTGCCGGGATCGCCCACAACCGCGCCAAGCCGTCCATCATCATTGTCAACAAATGGGACATTGTGGAAAAGGACACCAAGACCATGGATAAGATGAAAAGGGAAATCCGCGATACCCTTTCTTTTATCGACTATGCGCCCATCCTGTTTATCTCGGCTAAAACCGGGCAGCGGGTCAGCAAAATTTACGAAACCATTGATTTTGTCAAGAGCCAGACGGAAAAACGCATTACCACCGGTAAGCTCAACGAGGCCATGACAGAATTTATCATGATGAAGCAGCCGCCGACCAAGAGCGGCCGCCGCCTGAAAATCTTTTACGCGTCACAGACTGGCGTGAATCCGCCGACCTTTGTGGTCTTTGTCAATGACGCGACGCTGATGCACTTTTCCTATCAGCGCTATCTGGAAAACAAAATCCGCGATACCTTTGACTTCGATGGCACGCCCATCCGGTTCTTTGTGCGGGAACGAAACGACTAA
- a CDS encoding GNAT family N-acetyltransferase, giving the protein MKQEYSIERIGRRTDQEIEKLAEIWEASVRATHDFLGETDIQGLAPEVKAGLKGVEKLMLAQDSAGTTVGFIGIDKQKIEMLFVEPRWFGKGVGSFLIRHAIDNCGATAVDVNEQNPGARGFYEHMGFWVTSRSPLDEQGRGFPILHMERGAQTTGDITYCVGNRRFNFRAAALMIHEDRLLVMRDRRNPYCYLPGGRVSFGETAEEALRRELLEEMGLDLKIERLAWVAETFFTDDMSREHFHEIGFYYVVDAADENLLRQGEAFEHIEDNGNQLKFSWIPLDAVPQAYLYPIFIRDCIRDIPEQVEHIVVYE; this is encoded by the coding sequence ATGAAACAGGAATATAGCATTGAAAGGATCGGCCGCAGAACCGATCAGGAGATCGAAAAACTGGCTGAAATATGGGAGGCCTCTGTGCGGGCCACCCATGATTTTCTGGGAGAGACAGATATTCAGGGACTCGCCCCTGAGGTGAAGGCCGGCCTGAAGGGCGTGGAGAAGCTGATGCTGGCCCAAGACAGTGCGGGCACGACCGTTGGATTTATCGGGATTGACAAACAGAAAATTGAAATGCTTTTTGTGGAGCCAAGGTGGTTTGGAAAGGGCGTTGGCAGTTTTCTTATCCGCCATGCCATCGACAATTGCGGCGCCACCGCCGTAGATGTGAATGAGCAGAACCCCGGAGCAAGAGGTTTTTATGAGCATATGGGATTTTGGGTAACGTCGAGGTCGCCTTTAGATGAGCAGGGGCGGGGTTTTCCGATTTTGCATATGGAAAGAGGAGCGCAGACCACTGGGGACATCACCTACTGTGTGGGAAACAGGCGCTTTAATTTTCGTGCGGCGGCTCTGATGATACATGAGGACCGCCTTTTGGTCATGCGGGACAGGCGCAATCCTTATTGCTATCTGCCCGGCGGGCGTGTAAGCTTTGGGGAGACGGCGGAGGAGGCGCTCAGGCGGGAGCTTTTGGAGGAGATGGGGCTGGATTTAAAGATCGAGCGTCTGGCCTGGGTGGCGGAGACTTTTTTCACGGATGATATGAGCCGGGAGCACTTCCATGAGATCGGGTTTTACTATGTGGTGGATGCGGCGGATGAAAATCTCCTGAGACAGGGTGAGGCTTTTGAGCATATTGAGGATAACGGAAACCAACTGAAATTTTCGTGGATACCGCTTGATGCAGTGCCACAGGCTTATTTATATCCCATATTTATCAGAGACTGCATCCGGGATATTCCCGAGCAAGTGGAGCATATTGTGGTATATGAGTAG
- the trpD gene encoding anthranilate phosphoribosyltransferase yields the protein MEAVTMKEYGQVITGLINRENLTKEESKEMFMEILGDRQTPMQQGAFLAALSAKGPTAAEVAGSFEAIYEIDTCKVAPQTAVPVVENCGTGMDTFKTFNISTVAGIIAAADGVPMAKHGSRALTSVCGTIDAVEALGVDVDCSVDIVKASIENAGIGIFNGMSPEVHPTALGRVLSQISFGSVLNISASLANPALPKYAVRGVYSLDMLEFVPDIMHEIGYEHALVVYGEAGDGCIDEASTVGATHMAELMPDGTVKRSTLTPESLGIEPGRLEELAPWSSVDAAAQGIVRILKGASTPTRTNIVCLNSALILYVAGKASSIQEGYMRSHELIASGAAYKALEKWVAAQNRDPQAGLAKLKAVTQAAEV from the coding sequence ATGGAAGCAGTGACTATGAAAGAATACGGCCAGGTGATCACCGGCCTCATTAACCGTGAAAATCTGACCAAAGAAGAATCCAAGGAAATGTTTATGGAGATCCTGGGCGACCGCCAGACGCCCATGCAGCAGGGGGCTTTTCTGGCCGCCCTCAGCGCCAAGGGCCCGACCGCCGCAGAAGTAGCCGGCAGCTTTGAGGCCATCTACGAAATTGACACCTGCAAGGTCGCGCCTCAGACCGCTGTGCCTGTGGTGGAAAACTGCGGTACCGGCATGGATACCTTTAAGACCTTTAATATCAGCACGGTCGCTGGCATCATCGCCGCCGCAGACGGCGTCCCCATGGCCAAGCACGGCTCACGGGCGCTCACCTCTGTGTGCGGCACCATCGACGCGGTGGAGGCCCTGGGCGTGGATGTGGACTGCAGTGTGGACATAGTAAAGGCCAGCATTGAGAACGCGGGCATCGGCATCTTTAACGGCATGAGCCCAGAGGTCCACCCCACTGCCCTCGGCCGGGTGCTGTCACAGATCTCCTTCGGCAGCGTTTTAAACATCTCCGCCTCCCTGGCCAATCCCGCCCTGCCAAAATACGCGGTCCGCGGGGTCTACTCCCTGGATATGCTGGAATTTGTCCCAGACATCATGCACGAAATCGGCTATGAGCACGCCTTGGTCGTCTACGGCGAAGCCGGTGACGGCTGTATCGACGAAGCCTCCACAGTCGGCGCCACCCACATGGCTGAGCTGATGCCCGACGGCACTGTGAAACGCAGTACCCTGACGCCGGAAAGCCTGGGAATCGAGCCGGGCAGACTGGAAGAGCTGGCTCCCTGGAGCTCTGTGGACGCGGCAGCCCAGGGCATTGTCCGTATCCTGAAGGGCGCCTCCACTCCCACCCGCACCAACATCGTCTGCCTGAACAGCGCGCTGATCCTCTACGTTGCCGGAAAAGCCTCAAGCATTCAGGAGGGCTATATGCGCAGCCATGAGCTCATCGCAAGCGGCGCGGCCTACAAGGCGCTGGAAAAATGGGTCGCTGCCCAGAACCGCGATCCCCAGGCCGGTCTCGCGAAGCTGAAAGCCGTCACCCAGGCCGCAGAGGTGTAA